AGACGAATTTTTTAGCCCCTATTTACTTCATGAAAGCTGTTCTTCCTCATATGGTTTCCAGGAGGAAGGGGAGTATAGTTAATATAATTTCTGAGGCTGCTTACGTTTCAAGTCCTAAATTACTGGTGTATTCGGGAACTAAGGCAGGATTAGCTAGTGTTACTAATGGTTTATGGGCTGAGATGAGGAAGTATAACGTTAAGGTTAGTGGGGTTTACCCAGGCCCAGTTAAGACTAATTTCACTTCTCATCCTTCGTTTAAGAAAGTCAGTAGTGATCCCTTTGCTAAATATGCCGTTAATCCTGAGGATGTAGCAAGGGCTGTTTTAAAGGCTATAAGAACTGGTAAAAGGGAGATCTACGTTCCTTCAAAATTAAAGTTGGATCCATATTTTCTGAAATTTGCTAACTTATTTCAAAGCATAACGTATAGGATTATAAGTAAGTATTTTTGAAATTATTAATTAGTGAAATTATACTAATAATTTTAATATATTAAACATAATTTATTCTAGTAAAATGAAAGTTAGGGAAAAATTTATAACTAGAAATATTACTATTCTTTCATATGCGGCATAGTAGAGGGTTAAGTAGGATTCAGGCAGTAATAATAGTTGTAATAATAATAGTTGCAGCTGTTTTATCTGGAATGTATTTCATAACGGTTCATCATACTCCATCGGTTACTTCAACTACCACCGTTCCTTCTAATGAGAGTGTTATAGTATACGTAGCTGGAGCATATGTCGCTATACTTAATAATTTAGCTAAACAATTTGAGAACGCTACTGGGATTCCGGTCCACGTAGTTCCGGGAGGATCCTTTGGATTAGCAGCTCAGATAGCTACGGAAACTCCGGTTCCTGCAAATGTTTTCATCCCGGTGGCATATATACAAGCTGTTGAGTTAGAGGGCTCTAGAAATCCAGGATGGGCTATAGTGTTTTTATCTGATCAAATGTCTATAGTTTACTCCAATTACACTACTAAGGTTCCATATTGGAATCAGTTGTACTCCAATTACACTATGGCTATAAAAACTAATGAAAGTAAGTATTGGTATAATTTCTTCTATTTGCTTGCTACTAAATTTAGCTTAGGCATAGCTAACCCAAATACTGATCCTGAGGGATTATACGCTTATTTGATTTTCGAGATGGCTGGTTATCTTTATGCTAATCACAATGCTAGTTACTTTATTGATCTACTAAAGGAGAATCCTCATGTTGAAGTTGAACCCACAACTGCAGATTATGTACCTTCCTTAAAAGCGGGTGAATTGGACTTTACTTTCTCATACGTTTCTTATGCTGTATCTCAACGTTTAGAGTACTTGCAGTTACCTCCGTGGTTAAGTTTCGGTTATTATCCTAATGAGACTAACTGGTACTCTCAGTTTGCGTACAATATAACTGTTAACGGTAAGACATTAACTATTCACGGGAATTCCGTATATCTCTTTATGACAGTCCCGTTAAATGCTTCTAATACACAAGCAGCTTATGAGTTTATTAGGTTTGTTTTGTCTCATGAAAGTGAGCTCACAATATATCACGTTACACCTATATATCCAGCATTAATATTTTATAATAATCCTTCAAATGTACCAGTTCCTATAATGCAGCTTATTAAAGAAGGTGTTCTAAAATATGCTGGAAACTTTTCGGAAATTTGATAAATTAAAGGCTATTTCAGTTTTTTCATCAATTCTATTGGTTATTCCGATTTTTTATCTTCTATTTTACGGTTACGGTCCCTTCTTCGTAGCATCCTCAGCATTTAGTAGTTCTTTACTTTCTGCGATAGCTTTAACTTTCTTTTCTTCAGCTGTTTCAATTATTATAATAGTCTTCCTCTTTACTCCACTTGCCTACTATTTAGCTAGACACAAGAATCCAATAATAGAGACATTAGTTGATGTTCCTGCTTCAATTCCTCATCCTCTCGTTGGAATAGCATTAGTATTTATTGATAGTCCTACGAATCCTTTAGGTTATTTTCTTTATTATCATGGAATAACATTTTACTATTCCTATTTAGGTTTGATCTTAGCTTTGATTATTGTATCTTCTCCTATATATATTAGGTCTATGCAAAATTTTTTCGAGTCTTTACCTAGATCTTACGAGATATATGCTATGAGCCTTGGAGCGTCTGAGTTAAGAGTTTTCTTTTTCGTGGTTTTACCTCAAGCAGTTAAAGGAATTGTGTCTGCAGGACTTACCTCAATAGCTAGGGCAATAAGTGAGTTTGGATCTGTGGTGATAATTGCCCCATATGTTAACGGTTGGATATTTAATGGTGATTACGTTGCCTCTGTTTATATTTACAATGAGTTCTTGACTTATTTTAATGCATCTATTAGTGCAGCTGCTTCTCTCCTACTTTTCTCCATTATATTAATTATTGCGATTAGAGTTATAAGTTACTATTTGCGTTAAGTACTCTATAAAAAACTTATTGCCAATTAGCAGTATTTTTTAATACTAAATTGGAACGTGTTTCAAAGAATTCGTTACAATAATTGTCTCTGCTAAATGCTTTTAAAATTTGTTGTTATGAATAATGGTAATATGAAAAAACGGATTGCTATTCTTATATTTCTAATAACTGTATTATTAATTCCTAGTGTAACATTTCAATCTTCGTCTACGTTTAAGGTAACTTCACAATATTTAGCCTCTATGCCTTATCCTAACTCAAACTCTGCGGTAGTTTATTATAATGGTGAAATTTACGTTATAGGAGGGACAATTAATCCCAATAAGGTTTGGATATACTCTAACGGGAGTTGGTATTCCGGTCCTAATTTACCCTTTAATATTATCTCAGCTGCAGCGATAATTTGTGATAATTCAATTTATGTAATAGGTGGTTATAATAGTTCTGGACTCATACCTTACGTTTTAAAGTTAAATGGCAATTCGTGGGTTATTGTAAGTAACGATATGCCAGATCCAGCGTATGATGTTATGGCTTTCGCCTACAACGGGAAAATTTATGTTATAGGAGGTGAAAACACAACCAGTCCCGCTGAATTGTATTTCCCTCCTTCAAATGTAATTAGAGTATTCTATCCCAGTAACGATAGTTGGTCCATAGTAGGATATATGCCAGTTCCCGCTGTTCACGGTGCGTATATATTTAATGGTACAGATTTGATAATAGCAAGCGGGTATATAGGGTACAGTTCATATACTAATGATATATTAATTTATAATCCTCAAACTAATCAATGGCAAATCCTCAATGGAGTTTTACCCTTTTATATACAAGGCGGAGCGATGGCTTATTATAGGGGTGTGATGTTCTTAGTAGGAGGTGTGATTTACACTGCGGGTTCTGGAGGTGTTAGTAATGCTATTTACGCATATTATAGCGGTAATTTAGAAAGAGTGGGCTATTTACCAGATGCCGTTTATGATAGTGGATATACTCAAGTTAGGAATATATTATATTTAGCTGGAGGGAAAAACAGCCAATTTAGTCAGGTTTCAACGTTACAAGAGGTGTTCTTTAATTTTCCTCCACTCTCCCCAAAGATAACCTCTTACGTTGCTGGTAACGAGAGCGTTAGTTTAAGTTGGACTCCGGTAAGTTTAGCTTCAGGATATGAGATAGTTTATTGGAATGATATGGGGTTTAATAACTCTATTAATGTTGGAAACGTTACAAGTTATACGATAAATGGTCTTCAAGACGGAATTCCTTATTATTTTGAGGTTATAGCGTATAATTCTATTGGTTATTCTTCTCCTTCTAACGTAATTGAGGTAATTCCAGCTTCCGTTCCTAATCCACCTATAATTACTTTGGTTAAGTACGGTAATGATAACGTAACTATTTATTGGTCTCCGCCCGAATTTACTGGAGGATATCCTATTTTAGGTTATTATATAATTGTAAAGGAGCAAGGAAATTTGATAAAATCGTTTCTTGTTAACTCAACTAACTTAACTATAACTAATCTAGCTCCAAATGTAACATATGATATACTATTATACGCTTTAAATAAGCTTGGTAACAGTTCACCTTATGTAATTACCGTAACTCCAATAACTAAGGCTAAAATAATCGCTTTTATAAGTAAACTGCAATATGGATTTTTAGTTAATTGGTCCACAGATTTTCCTGCAAATATTACGCTAGAACTTTATTCTCAGAATGGTAGTGTAATTTTGTTAATAAATAATGTTAAAGGTAATAGTTACTTGTTTAGAGTTCCGCAAGGCAATTATACGTTAATCATAGTTGCATCCAATTCTGCCGGTATATCAAAATATATTACTAACATAATATATTATTTGCCTCCCTCCTCTCCTCAAGTGTCTTTAGTAGGTTTAGGGAATAATTTGTATATAGAGTGGAATAAAGTTAATAGTGCATTAGTTTATTTAGTTTATTTGAATAATAGTATAGTTTATGAAGGTCCAAGTACTTCAGTTGTAACTAATATTTCTAATGGTACATATTTGATTAAGGTCATAGCTGTGAATCCTGCTGGGGCTTCTTCACCTGCTATAGCGTTACTTCATTACTCTGGTGATTATGTTACTATTGTTCATATGAATATAATTAATATTAGTACAGTGAAAATTGCTTCTGCTTCCTTTGGAAACGATAGTAGTCTAAGCTTAGAACAGAGTGTTACAATTATATTACTTACCATAATGATTCTATTAAGTATAGCTATAGTAACTAGAAGTAGAAATAGTGGCAATGAATGGTAAATACAATGTTAGGATCTTTATCATAGAACACTGGCGTTAATCGCAAGCCTTAATTATCACTTATTCTACTTTGGCTAGAGCATCTGGATGTGCACAAATGGGATACACTGCATCACAACTATATGGGTAAAGTTAATCTTTATTTTTTAATCTTTTTTATTACGTGAAGAGGATATTTTGGTTTTTGGCTTCTATAATCCTCCTAGGGTTAGGTATTTGGCTCAAGTTGATTGACAATCCGATTCCAGAAGAAGAATACATAATGAATGGAAAGGTTATTTCCATAATCCCTCAAAAAACTGTAACAACAATAAGCCACATTATCAATACGACTGTAACTAACAATACAACTACTGTTGGAATTATTGTCCAACCAACAGCAATTCCCTCAAATCTAACTATTAACCCTATTTTACTTAACTCTTCATCAATATCCTTAACCGCATAATTTACCCTTAACCACCTTATATAAAACATATTAGTCAGATCTGTATTACACAGATCTGACTGGGGTGTAGGCCGTTGACTTCCTTGGGCTTGAAGCCCGTCGGTGAGCTTGGCCTCCTCCAATTCGGACTGGAAGTTGGGCAAAAAGCCCGAATAAGGGTGAGTATACATGGAGGCCCCAGTCACGGGAATAGACGTATCAAAAGATAAATTAATTATGTATTTTCAAGGTAAATTCTACGAGTTTCCTAATGATAGGCAAGGTTATGAGGAGATAATTAAGATCTCGCCTAAGGGTTGCAAAGTGGGTATTGAAAGTACTGGAATTTACCACGTTAACCTAGCAAAGTACTTGATGGGAGAGTATGACGTTAGGATTATTAATCCCTTTATACTCAAGAAGTTCAAGGATTTTAGGGGTAAGAAGAGTGATAAGAATGATGCTAAAAAGCTTGCAGAAATAGTTGTAAGTATGGGTAGTGAGTTTACAACAAGTGATGCTAGGGAGTTAACTAGCCAATGGGATTTTGTTACTAGGAGTATTGCTAGGGTTAAGGTTGAGGAGGGATTTGATACTTTTGGGCTATAAGGATAGTCTGTCAAAGAGGAATTTGGAGGAGGTATTGAGGGGTGGAGATAATGTTGTTCTGGCTGAGGTTAGGTTTCTTTTAGAAGAGCTTGAGAGGCTTGAGGTTAGGAAGAGGGAGATTGAGGAGAAACTTAGAGAGTTAGTTCCCAAGGATAGTTTGATTTTCACTATTCCGGGTATTGGTAAAACCTTGGGTTGTATAATTTTGGCTAGGGTTGGTGATGTTAGGCGCTTTAGTGATAAGAGGAGGTTTGTTGCTTATTGCGGTCTCGACCCGGTTGTTGAGTCTAGTGGTAAGAGTGTTGTTTCTAAGGGTATTTCTAAGAGGGGTGATGCTGTTTTGAGGAGGGCTTTTTATTTGGCAGCTTTGACTGCCATCAAGGTTAATCCTGTTATCAAGCGTTTTTATGAGGAGCATAAGGGAAAGTTGAAGGGTAAGAAGTTGATTACTGCTTGTGCAAGGAAATTAGCTGTTATTACTTGGGCTGTGCTGTATTATAATAAACCATTTGATGCTAGCGAGTAAAGCAGGTTTCATCACTTGCGTAAGTAGTGTGGACTATGCTCGATTTTTGATGGAAAGGTTTTTATACCGGAAGCTCCATGGTACGCTAACTTATGGCCGTTAGCAATTGCAATAGGCTTAATCATGCTTATAATTGCAATACTAAATGAAGATAAACGAAAAAGGGTAATTAAGTTAATAATAGACTTACTGTGGAAGTTAGTAGATTAAGGCCCTTTATAAAGTCAAAAGGCTTAATATGGACATATATGGGGCCGATAGGGGGTAATATGCCAGTATGTTAACGTAAGCAAATGCACCGCCCGGTGAAGTTACATAAGGTGTTGTAAATGTAACGTTTAACGCGAATCCCGTATTGCCATTAGGTGAGAATGAAACGTTATTGTAAGTAAAACTCTGGTCTGGTATTATTATTAATCCACCCGTGGAAGTGTTTGATAAGTATGAGGGATTTGCCCATGGTGCATTATAAAGTGTATTTCCGTTTAGTGTTGTACTCGCTAATCCCCCGTTAACAGTTATAGTTTGAGTGTAAACTCCCGCACCGCTATTATTAGGCCCTCCTCCACCTATAAGTAAAGCTAAAGAATTAAGTGAAAAAAGGGATAATAATATAATAAAGAATAATAGTCCCCACTTCATTAAGTGAGAAAAAATTATGTGAGTTTATAAAGGGCCTTAATCTACTAACTTCCACAGAAAGTGTATTACTGCCTTACGGAATTTGGGGCTAAAATACATTGAAATCCCTAAAGAGGCTAAAAAGATTGCTAAGGCAATTTCTGGAGCGTATTGAACATACCAAGGTGTGCAATAAATAACTACTTTTGGTAAAAAACAATTACTACCAGAACATTGAGATTGAGGTTCTTGAACAACACCAAAAGAGCAACTTGACATAGTTAGAATAAAAAAGATTTTATCTTTTAAGGTTTTTCATAAACCATAAGTTGTTTGTCCATTATTTGTATTATAAAATTGATAGAGATAAGACCATGAACCAGTACTCCCCCAACCATTAACTAAAGTAATATATACATTAGTTCCAGTGACTCCTTGAAGAACATCTGCATAGAAACTAGTACCGCTAACTGGTGTTCCAGGCCCGCTATAGACGTTTCCATTGTACAAATAATTAAAGCCGAAATTCTCTATTAAACCACCGGATATCTGAGGCAAAGAGTATAGAACTCCTTGAGCACTATCATAAGGAGCCTCTACAAATGTCAATGCGGTGTAAGAATTCAGATTACTATAAGGCCAACTAAAATACCCCCCATAACAAAGGAATATTTGATTATTGGCAGTATTAAATGCCTCTAGGTAAATCTCATATGTGCCATTTTCAAAATTAAGTAAGTTTAGAAAAAGTTCTAGGTCTTGAATGGGGAAAGTAAGAAAATGAACACTACTGGCATAAGGAGTTGTGTCAATAGCTAACCCGAATTGTCCATCACTATACAAATATATTATGAAACCGGCAAGAACTGAACTAGCTATAGCTTCTGGCACACCGTTATACACTTGAGAGACAGTAAATGGGCTTAATCCAATTGCAATATAAATAGCATCAACTCCCAAATTATCTGGTACATAACTAAATGAAGCATTCTTTAGATACACAATTTCTTTTACATAATATATTTGGTTCCAACCAGTAGAGTTTTCAGAACCATAAAGCACACCTGAAGTATTTGAGCTCCCATAAGAAGTAAAGTTCTGTGCACCCAACTGACTTGCCGTTATGGCACCGGTAGGCATAGCCAATATTAATAACGCTAAGGATAGGGTTAGTAGGGCTAGAAGGGACTTCCTCATTTGGTTTTGAGGAAAAGTAGAACTTTATAAAGGGCCTAAAAAAGATGCATTATGAAATTGTAAGTATCATATACTACCACAAAAATTGTTGTCAAGACAAATGGTACAAATCCCAACCATTGCCATTTATCCACCCTAAGTTTTTCGAACAATTTTAGGAACCAATAGACCCCAACTATTAGTATTAATTTGACGCCAACAAATGCTTCCATCACTGCAAAAAATGGTGTGTTACCATACCATAAACCTAAATCAATTAAAGTTTGATTTATTTCCATAGCCCCATACCTCCACGCTATTACTGATATTAAAACATCATAAATATTGCCTAAAATGAAGATAAGCCAAAGGACCTTTAGCCTATCCATCAACATCACCTATCTACACAGATATTATGTTTTTTGCAAACATGATCTAGGGCTGAATCCGTGTTTGTGAACCCCTTTTTGCATATGGGACAGATATATATTATAAGTGTTAGCCTTGTTTTCTATTGACCACAAGACTGCTGATATTATTGTTTTCCCTATTTCTTCCCTTGTTTATAATAGAAAATATACTCTATTTATTTTGTGAGGAAAACTCATTATCATTCTGGTTTCCAAATTAGTAATACTGCGTCTCCTTCACCTTAAATCTTCTTTCAATTTTTTAGTCAATTTTTTGCAAATTCCGTTGTTCTCTATAAATTTGATAATACTTAATTAGAATTTTTTGTAAAGCAATTTTGGGTCTACTGTGCAATGGGGCCGCCGGGATTTGAACCCGGGACCACCAGCGCTCTGGTGGTTGGGGATTAGATCCCCAGGCTGGCATCCTAGTCCAAGCTAGACTACGGCCCCTACTATTTAAAGTCTATTAAGGGTTTATAAATTAACCTATTGGTAATACATCAATAATATTTTTACTTTCGGCCTACTCTCTCCCCCTTTTTATACGTTTGTATAACATGTATCACAGCAATTTGGCATATATTTATATGTTACATTATTCTATATTGGTGGTCATCAATTCCAATAAGATATGTTTGTAAAAATTGTGGAACTGTATTACATAAGTTTGAAAAAGTCGGACAGGATTTCTATGGGGTTAGGACTCCTTCAGAGATAAGGTCGATATATGGGGGTAGATGTCCTAAATGTGGTCATGAGCTTGGAGTCCCAAGCCTAAATGAGATAAAAATAAGTCTTAGGAGAAGGGCAGTAAAGGTTATGTTAATAGAATAGCTCCTCTATGATCTCGTTTATGGAAATTTCACCTCTAACGTATTTTAAAGCTAAATCGGGTCTATTTAAATAATTTGAAAGAAGTTTTGATACGTTTCTAGGTTTCTCTTTTATTGATGCTGAATCGTAATCTATTATATATGTCCTATTTTCAGTAACTAGCACGTTTTTCCATGGTCTCGTCAGTTCCTTATGTTCTATTAATTTATCTTCCAGCATCTTAGCTCTGTACAATAGATCTATTAAGACTGATTTGTCTTCATATTTCATTAGATTTCTCCCATTGATGTACTCCATTAATATGAAATTTCTCCCAAATGAATATACTTTAGGTGATATTTCTTCTCCAGCTTTCATCTGAATTTTGGCTTCTAGTTCTAAACTCTCCTTAGGGGAGTCAACTCTCCTTATCTTGAGTACTTTATCTTTGTCGACTAAGACTACTATTCCAGTTTTTCCTTTCCCTATTACATTTACCTTACCTAAATTTTTAGGGCCGAAAGAATAAGCGTATTTGAACCCTGCTTCTATTAGCTCCTTCTCAATGTCTCTTGAGAAGTAAGGATATATGAAATTTCTTATTTCAACCAGCTTGGAGTTTTCCTCAAGAACCTTATTAACTGTGGATCTTCTTCCTCTTTCTCCAACCAATATGTTTCGATACTGTATTTAGGTTTTAGAATTATATTATTTTTTACTATGTTTTCGGCATTATATTCTTTCCTTTCTTTTATTGAATATAACCTCCCGTCTTCACCAATCCAAATGTTTTCATTTTTCTCTATAAAATCATCGACGTTTATGGAATAATAAGGAGGACCTTTATTTAAATAATATCTACCTATGTTCTTACTTTCCAGTTGAACTGCGATTGTGATTTCCTCTGAGTCTCCCCAGGCTTGAATGTCAATTACCTTAAATCCTTGTTGACTTAAGGCATTTCTTATTCTAGTTATACTTCTCTTTATTTGACCCCATATTATATCCTCAGTTGTTCTCTCATGAATACGTATTTTAGTAATTAAAACGTCTCCCTTAATTTTAGTATAGATTATGTTTCTATTTGGAAAGAAGAATTCTATTGAGGGGTTTTTTAAATAATATTTAGCTGCTAGTGAGAAAATTGCCATATTCTTTAGTGAGACTGCTGCTGTTACGTTTCTGTTAGGATCTACTGGGTCTGGAATAACTAACGGTTCAGTAAATTTTTTCTGAGATTTTATTAACTCTAATCTAATCTGCGGTCTCCATTTTGAAGCTCCCTCCAGTACTTTTCTAAAACTCCCGTAATATATTACCAGTAGTTCTGCAGCATATCCTGAAAATCCTTGCACTTTTATCTCAGCTCCATAGACCCCTATCCCTTTCATAAATCTCTTCAAGAGTCTTACTTCATCTCTTCCCTTTTCGTCTAAATGTGAAGTTACGAATTTGGTATGAAAAGGAGTTCTATCTACTGCAGTTATTGCTTTGTCCCCGCTTTCCACCCTTAGGGCTGGAACTAGGTCTATTTCCATGTTATTTATGTACACTATTACATAGGGATGTTCAGCGTATGCTAAGATATAATTAAGATCCTTTACCCTTTCAATTATTTCTTTTAATGCATTCTTCTCTAAGTACTCCTTACCTACCTCTTTTGGATAAAAAACGAAAATGTCTATATCAGTGTCCTGCTTGAGCCAAGTTCCTTTTCTGAACGACCCTTGTACTTCGAAGTCTAATCCTCTTAATCTTTCAGAAATCATATTTATTATTTTATTTATTCTTTCCTCATCTTCTTTAGTGGGTTTAATTAGGCTTAGTACTTCCTCCTCTATCAATTGCCTTCACTTCAAATAATTTATCGTAGATGGGTCCTTTTGGAGTTAACGTGCTTTTGAAGAGAATCACATTGTTAACGCTAAATTTGCCTATTTCAGTATTTATATTGTCATTTATTAAATTCACAAGGTTGAGTATCGAGGAATAACTTTTAACCCTGCCTAATGTCAGATGGGGAACGAAATCTTTTTCATCTTCTGGTCTTATTTTCCTTTTTAATAACTCCGAATATATGTATGTTCTAATTTGTTTAAGTTGTTGTACTCCTTCAGTTATCCCTACCCAGACTACTCTGGGTCTTGTTAAGTTTGGAAAGGCACCTAATCCTTTTAATGTCACGTTGAATGAATTGAAATTTAATCCTTTCATAGAATCTTTTACATCTTCGAGTCTATCATCTCTTATCTCACCTAGAAATAATAATGTTATATGTATGTTATAAGGTTCTACCAATTTTATATCTGCTCCAGAATTTTTTATTAATTCCAATAATTCAAGTATTTTAGGCATCTGTGGAACATCGATGCCTATAAAGAGCCTCATAATTTTTAAACCTCTATATTGAGTTATAAGGTGGTCACAATTAAAGTCAT
The genomic region above belongs to Saccharolobus caldissimus and contains:
- a CDS encoding SDR family NAD(P)-dependent oxidoreductase, translating into MSEVAIVTGASKGIGRAIANLLKENNYIVVSVSRTKADVGDLIYEADVSDKGNVFRIVNEVLDKFGRIDVLVNNAGFGVYGSFLETDLSEEEYMIKTNFLAPIYFMKAVLPHMVSRRKGSIVNIISEAAYVSSPKLLVYSGTKAGLASVTNGLWAEMRKYNVKVSGVYPGPVKTNFTSHPSFKKVSSDPFAKYAVNPEDVARAVLKAIRTGKREIYVPSKLKLDPYFLKFANLFQSITYRIISKYF
- the thpR gene encoding RNA 2',3'-cyclic phosphodiesterase codes for the protein MRLFIGIDVPQMPKILELLELIKNSGADIKLVEPYNIHITLLFLGEIRDDRLEDVKDSMKGLNFNSFNVTLKGLGAFPNLTRPRVVWVGITEGVQQLKQIRTYIYSELLKRKIRPEDEKDFVPHLTLGRVKSYSSILNLVNLINDNINTEIGKFSVNNVILFKSTLTPKGPIYDKLFEVKAIDRGGSTKPN
- the cca gene encoding CCA tRNA nucleotidyltransferase, coding for MIEEEVLSLIKPTKEDEERINKIINMISERLRGLDFEVQGSFRKGTWLKQDTDIDIFVFYPKEVGKEYLEKNALKEIIERVKDLNYILAYAEHPYVIVYINNMEIDLVPALRVESGDKAITAVDRTPFHTKFVTSHLDEKGRDEVRLLKRFMKGIGVYGAEIKVQGFSGYAAELLVIYYGSFRKVLEGASKWRPQIRLELIKSQKKFTEPLVIPDPVDPNRNVTAAVSLKNMAIFSLAAKYYLKNPSIEFFFPNRNIIYTKIKGDVLITKIRIHERTTEDIIWGQIKRSITRIRNALSQQGFKVIDIQAWGDSEEITIAVQLESKNIGRYYLNKGPPYYSINVDDFIEKNENIWIGEDGRLYSIKERKEYNAENIVKNNIILKPKYSIETYWLEKEEEDPQLIRFLRKTPSWLK
- a CDS encoding serine/threonine protein kinase, with amino-acid sequence MVEIRNFIYPYFSRDIEKELIEAGFKYAYSFGPKNLGKVNVIGKGKTGIVVLVDKDKVLKIRRVDSPKESLELEAKIQMKAGEEISPKVYSFGRNFILMEYINGRNLMKYEDKSVLIDLLYRAKMLEDKLIEHKELTRPWKNVLVTENRTYIIDYDSASIKEKPRNVSKLLSNYLNRPDLALKYVRGEISINEIIEELFY
- a CDS encoding extracellular solute-binding protein; the encoded protein is MRHSRGLSRIQAVIIVVIIIVAAVLSGMYFITVHHTPSVTSTTTVPSNESVIVYVAGAYVAILNNLAKQFENATGIPVHVVPGGSFGLAAQIATETPVPANVFIPVAYIQAVELEGSRNPGWAIVFLSDQMSIVYSNYTTKVPYWNQLYSNYTMAIKTNESKYWYNFFYLLATKFSLGIANPNTDPEGLYAYLIFEMAGYLYANHNASYFIDLLKENPHVEVEPTTADYVPSLKAGELDFTFSYVSYAVSQRLEYLQLPPWLSFGYYPNETNWYSQFAYNITVNGKTLTIHGNSVYLFMTVPLNASNTQAAYEFIRFVLSHESELTIYHVTPIYPALIFYNNPSNVPVPIMQLIKEGVLKYAGNFSEI
- a CDS encoding ABC transporter permease is translated as MLETFRKFDKLKAISVFSSILLVIPIFYLLFYGYGPFFVASSAFSSSLLSAIALTFFSSAVSIIIIVFLFTPLAYYLARHKNPIIETLVDVPASIPHPLVGIALVFIDSPTNPLGYFLYYHGITFYYSYLGLILALIIVSSPIYIRSMQNFFESLPRSYEIYAMSLGASELRVFFFVVLPQAVKGIVSAGLTSIARAISEFGSVVIIAPYVNGWIFNGDYVASVYIYNEFLTYFNASISAAASLLLFSIILIIAIRVISYYLR
- a CDS encoding fibronectin type III domain-containing protein yields the protein MKKRIAILIFLITVLLIPSVTFQSSSTFKVTSQYLASMPYPNSNSAVVYYNGEIYVIGGTINPNKVWIYSNGSWYSGPNLPFNIISAAAIICDNSIYVIGGYNSSGLIPYVLKLNGNSWVIVSNDMPDPAYDVMAFAYNGKIYVIGGENTTSPAELYFPPSNVIRVFYPSNDSWSIVGYMPVPAVHGAYIFNGTDLIIASGYIGYSSYTNDILIYNPQTNQWQILNGVLPFYIQGGAMAYYRGVMFLVGGVIYTAGSGGVSNAIYAYYSGNLERVGYLPDAVYDSGYTQVRNILYLAGGKNSQFSQVSTLQEVFFNFPPLSPKITSYVAGNESVSLSWTPVSLASGYEIVYWNDMGFNNSINVGNVTSYTINGLQDGIPYYFEVIAYNSIGYSSPSNVIEVIPASVPNPPIITLVKYGNDNVTIYWSPPEFTGGYPILGYYIIVKEQGNLIKSFLVNSTNLTITNLAPNVTYDILLYALNKLGNSSPYVITVTPITKAKIIAFISKLQYGFLVNWSTDFPANITLELYSQNGSVILLINNVKGNSYLFRVPQGNYTLIIVASNSAGISKYITNIIYYLPPSSPQVSLVGLGNNLYIEWNKVNSALVYLVYLNNSIVYEGPSTSVVTNISNGTYLIKVIAVNPAGASSPAIALLHYSGDYVTIVHMNIINISTVKIASASFGNDSSLSLEQSVTIILLTIMILLSIAIVTRSRNSGNEW